Genomic segment of Mycolicibacterium psychrotolerans:
GGCCTGGAGCAGGAAGTGGTCGATCGGCGCGGGAAGGGCCTTGTCCATCGCGGCGATGACGGCATCGTCGCCCTCTCCGGCGAGCAGTCGCCGCAGCGGGGCAGCCAGCGCCCCGCGGCCGACCGCGCCGACGGCGTGGGCTTCGGTGAGTAGATCGGCCACTGGATCGGGCTGCAGCCGCGCCGACCAGCGGGGCCGCTGCCACACCAACGCCCTCGAGGCGCTCCCGGCGTCGACCCCCGAGCCCGGGGGCAGGTCGGCCAGCAGCATGAGCAGCAGCCTGCGGTCCAGCGGCGCCGCCGTGGAGAACAACGAATCAGACAGCGCCGCATAGGGTTTGCCATCCGGTCCGCGAGCACCGACCAGGCTGGGGCGCCCCGGCAGATCGAGCCACGCCGACGCCATCAGGTGCCACTTGACCGCGGTCGGCGATTCGATGAACCGGTCCGCGGCCACCGTCGGCGCCCAGAAGGAGCCGGCCGCGTCGGCCGGCTCCGGCTCGGGGATACCCGCTGCGATCAGGCCCGCCGACAGCGCGACCTCGAGGATCAGGCCGAGCCGGCGCTCGTCGACACCGGTCGCCTTGGTCAGCCGCTTGACTTCCCGAACCCCGAGCCCGCCGCTGCGCAGCTCGGGAGCCGGTGCCACGCTGAGCGTTTCGAGCACGAGCTCGACCTCGCGCAGAAGGTCGAGCGCGGCACCGGCGGCCACCGCGTCGATATCGGCGGTGGTCGTGGTCGACACCGTCGGGTCCGGTCGGGTCAGACTCACCGGACCCGGTGACTCGCCGCGCAGCACCTGACCGACAAGCCGCGGAAGAATCACCGTGTCGGCGTCGAGACGCCGCAACAGTCCCGCGCTGAGCAGCCGTTGTACCGGTCGGTCCGGCGGCGCGTCGGGCAGAGCGTCGCGGGTCCGGCCGATCGGCGAACCCTCCAACAGCCTGTCGAGCAGCTCACGCTCCGCGACGTCGAGCGCGTCGATCGCCTCGGTGACCTCGGCGCCGGACAACGCGTCAGGCTCCAGCGTCGCCTGCCCCGGATACCAGGGCAGGCAGTTGGCCGTTTCGGCGGCGACCCGGAGTGCGCCCGCACCCTCGGTGTCGCCCCACACCAGCGCGCGCTCGGTGAGGTTCCCGACAGCAGCCCGCACCGAGGAGTCGTCGGCGCGTCCGCCGAGGGCCTCGTCGAGCGCGGCGAAGGACACGGCTGCGCTGTCGGCGTGCAGGGTAAGCAGGGCGTCGAGCACCGTGAGGTGCAGGAAATCGAGGTCGTCGGTGGCGGCCTTGATCGACTGCCGCGCCGCGGCGCGGGCGGCCAGCGCCGCGATCGTGCCCGGTGGGGGCTGGGTGAGGTCGGGCCGCAGACGCAGCAGCCGGACCAGTTCCTGGTCGCCGCGCTCGGCCAACCACACGCCCAGCGGCATGCCGGGGCTCATCGCGCTCATCCTGACCAGCGTAAAGCAGCCTCCCACGCTCGCCAGCCGGCGATCGGCCTGCCACAATGTCTCCCGTGGCTGATGACAAGAAGAACCGTTACGTCGATCCAGGCTGGCCCACGGGTGACGCCGACGACCACGCCGTCAGTGAGCTGGCCGCCGACCGCACCGGGGCCCTCTCGCCATTCGGCGACATCACGTTCCCGCTGCCGGCCGAAGAGCTGCCGTTCATCCAGTCTTCGACCGTCATCAACAAGTAGCGATGGCGGATCGCCTCTCGCACCTCGACGAGACCGGCGCCGCCCACATGGTCGACGTCACCGCCAAGGACGCCACCAAGCGCGTCGCGGTGGCCGCGGGTACCGTGCGTACCCGCGCCGACGTCGTCGACCTCATCAGTACGAACGGCCTGCCCAAGGGTGATGCGCTGGCCACCGCACGTGTCGCCGGGATCCTGGCCGCCAAGCGCACCAGCGACCTCGTGCCGCTGTGCCATCCGCTGGCCATCACCGGCGTGGACATCGACTTCAGCGTCGGCGGTGACGAGGTCGGCATCACCGCGACCGTCCGGACCACCGACCGCACCGGTGTGGAGATGGAGGCGCTGACCGCCGTCAGCGTGGCCGCACTGACCGTCTACGACATGATCAAGGCCGTCGACCGGGCGGCCTCGATCGACGACATCCGCGTGCTGCACAAAGAAGGCGGCAAGACGGGTACGTGGTCGCGGTGACCCCCGCCCGCAGGGGCGTGGTCATCATCGCGTCCACGCGGGCGTCGTCGGGCGTGTACGAGGACCGCTGCGGTCCCGTGATCGCCGCCTGGCTCAACGACCGCGCCATCGCCACCGCGGCCCCCCTCGTCGTCGCCGACGGCGCGCCGGTCGCCACCGCGCTGCGCACCGCGCTCGACGACGGCCCCGACGTCGTGATCACCTCCGGCGGCACAGGGATCTCGCCGACCGACTCGACGCCGCAGATCACCGCCGAACTGCTCGACTACCAGATACCGGGGCTGGCCGACGCGATCCGGCGTTCCGGGCTGCCGCATGTGCCGACGTCGATCCTGTCCCGCGGGCTCTGCGGGGTCGCCGGACGCACCCTGATCGTGAATCTGCCCGGTTCGATCGGCGGGGTGCGCGACGGCCTCCGTGTCCTCGACGACGTCCTCGACCATGCGCTCGACCAACTCCGAGGTAAGGACCATCCGCAATGACCGTCGTCGTGCGTGCCGAACTCACCGATCGCCCGATCGACGTGTCCGAACACGAGGCACTGGTGGCGCATCACGCCGCGGGGGCCGTGGTGTCCTTCGCCGGCGTGGTACGCGACCACGACGGCGGGCGCACGGTCACGCGCCTGGAGTACTCGGCGCATCCGTCGGCTGGGCAGACCCTCGCCGACGTCGTCGGCGCGGTCGCGGCCGAATCCGGCGGCGTGCGCGCCATCGCGGTCAGCCACCGCGTGGGCAGCCTGCAGATCGGCGACGCGGCGCTGATCGCCGTGGTGGCGGCAGACCACCGCGGCGCGGCGTTCCAGACGTGCGCGCGACTGGTGGACCGCGTCAAAGAGCAGCTACCCGTGTGGAAGCACCAGTTCTTCGCCGACGGCACCGACGAATGGGTCAACTCCGCGTAGCGGACCTCAGGCCGGCGGCAGAACCGCGGCAGGCGCGGGCAGCGGTGCCTCGGGGGCGACCGGTGCTCCTGGGGCGGGCGGGGCAACCGGGTCCAGAGCCGCCGGGCCGCTGGTCAGCGGCCGCTGCGTGAGCGCAAGCAGCGCGTCCTTGCCCGAGATCTCCTGAGTCTGGATGGCGTGCCAGATGTCCTTCAGGTACGTCACATTCGGGCTCGCGTCGGTCACCACGCTCGGATCGACCGTGGTGCCGGGCGGCAGATTCTGCGGGCTGACGAGGTGCGGCATCCCGTCAGGGAGCGGAAGCTCGCCCGACACGGCCTGGTTGGCGATGTCGTAGGCCGGGCCGGGAACGGCAGCGGCTGCGGCGAGCGGAGCCAACGGGTCGGGCGCCGGCGCGGCGACGGCGTTCGGCGCGGGCGCCGGGGCCGGGGCCGGGGGCAGCGGGACGGCAGGGTCCGCGGGCGCGGGCTGCTGCGCCAGGTCGCCGGGGTGCAGCGCCCAGACCTGGGGTTGATCCACAGGCGCGGGGCCCCGCGCGGCGTCCCAGTCGGCGGCGGTCACGACGGGCTCGGCCGGCGGGAGCGCATCGACGGGCGGCGGGGCATCGGCCGGCGCGATGTTCGCGACGTCGACCACCGGGGGTGCGGCGTCAGGCAGCGGAGCCGGTGCGGGAAGCGGGGCATCCAGCGGCGCGGCGTCGACAGGCGCGGGGGCCGGCGGCAGGGGATCGCCCGGCGGCGGAGGAAGCGGGGCGTCCATCGGAGCGGGAGCCGGCGGCAGGACCTCCGGGGCCGGCGGCGCGGCGAGCGGGTCGACGGGCGGCGGGGGGAGCGGGGCCTGAGCCGACATCGCATCGAACGGAGCAGGCGGCGGAGGCGGCGCGAGAGGATCGGCCGGCGGGGGAGGAGGCAGGAGACCGTTCAGGCCGAGCGGATCGACCGGGGCCGGCGGCGCCTCGTTCACGACGTTGCGGGGCGTTGCGGCGGAGAGCGGCCCGCCGCACGAGGGCCAGGCGCCCTTCCCCTGAGACGCCAGCACGCGCTCGGCGACGGCGATCTGCTCTTCCTTGGTGGCCAGATGGGCGGCCGGGGCGAACTCGCCGCCGCCGTGTCCGGACCAGGTGCTCGCCGAGAACTGCAGGCCACCCTGGTAGCCGTTGCCGGTGTTGATCGCCCAGTTGCCGCCGGACTCGCAGCTGGCGACCTTGTCCCATTCGTTGTCGGTCGCCGCGCCGGCGGTACCGGCCAGCGCCAGGCTGCCGCCGCCGATGACAGCGCCGGTGACGGCGATCTTGGCGACGCTTACTGCTGAATTGGTGGGCTTGCGATGCCGTCCACTCATAAGTGCGCGTGGTCCTCTCGTAGGCGCCCGCGAGGTCAGCTGTCGGGTTCGGGTGGGAGAGGTCGCCCGGCCGGCGGCGTCGGAACGACGCCGGCTTCACCCCAAGGAGCCGAGTCGGCTCCTGGTCCTTCTGTCTCGGTGGACCGGTGGGTCCCCCGCCTCCATCCAGGTTGGGTCTCGTTGTCCCCGCGGACCAACGGATGGAGTTCGGCGCAGTTGGTACGCGGCGGGCCGGTCAAAGTGGGGGCGATCGGCCTGGTTCAAGACCGTAACGGCTCGCCAAGGTCCCGTCACCTCGTGTCCACCGTCGTGTCGCCGGCCAGGGCAAATACTAAAAAATCTCTAAAATCCCTGCAGAGAGCGTTGTTCCTGCAGGTGCCGCGCGTCTCAACCTCGCCGTAGCCATCTCGTGACCATTCCGTGATGTGACGTAAATCACGGAATACTCCTGTCTCGAACGGTCGTCTACCCACCGGCGAAGGGTGGTAACACGTCAACCGTCTGCCCGTCACCCAGCGGAGTCCGCGTGTCGCGCACCGCAACTCCGTCACGCAAGTAGGAACACCGGGCAAGCACCGCGGACAGGGCCGCCCCGCGGGCCCGAAGGGTGTCCACCAGATCGGCGACCGTGGCGCCCGGCTGCAGGTTGACGGTCTCGTGCTCGACCCCCGCAGCAGCGCGCGCCGCGGCGAAGTACCGCACTGTCACGCCCACCTCGTCAGCCGCCGATCGCGCTCATCGGACGGTCCGGCTGGACGAAACCGGGGTCGTTGATGCCGTGCCCGGCGGCCTTGGCCCACATCGCGGCCCGCCATGCCGCCTCGAGGGCGTCGTCGTCGGCCCCGGTGCGCAGCAGGGCCCGCAGGTCGGTCTCGTCGCGGGCGAACAGGCAGTTGCGGACCTGGCCGTCGGCGGTGAGCCTCGTCCGGTCGCAGCTGGCGCAGAAGGCGTGCGAGACGGACGCGATGATCCCGACGTCGCCGAGCACCGCAGCGCCCGCTTCCGCGCCCGACCGCACCTGCCACAGCTCGGCCGGGGCGGAGCCGCGCGGTCCCGGGTGCGGGCTGAGCGTGAACTCTCGGCGCAGCGCGGCCAGGATGGCGTCAGCACTCAGGGTGTGCTCGCGCTGCCAGGAATGGCCCGCGTCCAGCGGCATCTGCTCGATGATGCGCAACTGGTAGCCGTGCGCCAGACAGAACCGCAGCAGGGCGACGGCGTCGTCCAGCCCGATGACGGGGTCGAGCACCGCGTTGACCTTCACCGGCGACAGCCCGGCGGCCTGTGCGGCGCGCAGGCCGGCCAGCACGGCGTCCAAGCGGTCACGGCGGGTGATCGCCGCGAACCGCTGCCGGTCGACGGTGTCGAGCGAGACGTTGATGCGGTCCAGGCCGGCGTTCTTCAGCGCCTCGGCGCGCCGGGCGAGCCCGATCCCGTTGGTCGTCAGCGTGATCTCCGGACGCGGCCGCAGCGCCGCCGTCGCCGCGACGACGTCCTCGAGGTGGGGGACCACCATCGGTTCGCCGCCCGTGAAGCGCACGCTGGTGATGCCGAGCCGGGTGACCGCGATGTGCAGGAGCCGGATCAGTTCGTCGACCCGCAGCTTCTGCTCGGCCGGTAACCAGTCGAGGCCCTCGGCCGGCATGCAGTACGTGCAGCGCAGATTGCACAGGTCGGTCAGCGACACCCGGAGATCGGTCGCGACTCGGCCGAAGGTGTCGACGAGCGGTCCGTCGGCGGGCGCGCCCGACACCGGCCCGCGCACCGACGGCACCCCGAGGGCGACGGCGCTCACCGGGTCACGCCGAACGCTGTCTGGGCGGCGTCGCGGCCGCTGTCGAGGGGCACGATCTCCTTGCCGAGCGGCATCAGCGACACCGGAATCAGCTTCAGGTTCGCCAGCGCCAGCGGGATACCCACGATGGTGATCGCCATCGCGACAGCGGTGAGGATGTGCCCGATCGCCAACCACACCCCGGCGACGATCAGCCAGATGATGTTGCCGACCAGGGCGCCGGGGCGAACCCCTGGCTTGTCGACGATCGTGCGGCCGAACGGCCACAGCGCATAGAGCGCGATGCGCAGCGCCGCGAAACCGAAGGGGATGGTGATGATGAGCACGAAGCAGATGAGCGCCGCGAGCACATAGCCCAGAGCCAGCCACAGGCCACCGAAGATCAACCAGATGACGTTCAGGATCAGGCGCATCTCTTCCTCCAGCGGTGATTGCAGCCTACCGACATAAGGGGGTGCTGGCTGCGGCGACGTCCGAGTAGGATCTCCCACGACGCGTCCCGGCGCAGGCGGGGCGCTTCCTCTATGTAAAAGGTCTGTACCCACGATGGGCAGCAGACATATCGGCTCAGACAGACAAGCAGGTGAGACCAGTGCCGACCGGCCGGGTGAAGTGGTACGACGCGGAGAAGGGCTTCGGGTTCCTCTCGCAGGAAGACGGTGAGGACGTGTATGTGCGTTCCTCGGCGTTGCCCGCCGGTGTCGAGGGCCTCAAGGCGGGCCAGCGCGTCGAGTTCGGTGTCGCCGCCGGACGCCGCGGCCCGCAGGCCCTGAGCCTCAAGCTGATCGACCCGCCGCCGAGCCTGACCCGGACGCGGCGCGAGGCCACGGCCGCCGAGCACAAGCACACCCCCGACGAACTGCACGGCATGGTCGAGGACATGATCACGCTGCTCGAGGGCGCGGTGCAGCCCGAGCTGCGCAAGGGCCGCTACCCGGATCGCAAGGTGGCCCGCCGCGTGTCGGAGGTCGTCAAGGCCGTCGCGCGCGAACTCGACGCCTGACAGCAGGCCCGGCGGGGTAAGACTGAGTCATGAGCTATGTCGCCGACCCGTCGGCCTCTGACGGCGATTTCAAGCGTGACACCGACTACATCACCACCCGCGTCACCGCGGACGGCCGGGACGGCTACCCCGTCGAGCCGGGGCGCTACCGACTGATCGTGGCACGCGCGTGCCCGTGGGCGAACCGCACGATCATCGTGCGTCGGCTACTGGGGTTGGAAGACGTTCTCTCCATTGGGTTCTGCGGACCCACCCACGACGAGCGCAGCTGGACGTTCGATCTGGACCCCGGCGGTGTCGACCCGGTGCTCGGCATCCACTACCTGCGCGACGCATACAACAAGCGCATCGCCGACTACCCCAAGGGGGTCACCGTCCCCGCGATCGTCGACGTGCCGACCGGTGAAGTGGCGACCAACGACTTCGCGCAGATCACCCTCGACTTCTCGACCGAGTGGACCGCTCACCACCGCGACGGTGCGCCCCAGCTCTACCCCGAGCCGCTGCGGGCGGAGATCGACGAGGTGGCCCAGCGCATCTACACCGAGGTCAACAACGGCGTGTACCGCTGCGGATTCGCCGGTTCACAGCGCGCCTACGAGAAGGCCTACGACCGGCTGTTCACCGCGCTCGACTGGCTCTCCGACCGCCTCGCCGGTCAGCGATATCTGGTGGGAGACACCATCACCGAAGCCGACGTGCGGCTGTTCACCACGCTGGCACGCTTCGACCCCGTCTACCACGGGCACTTCAAGACCAACCGCAGCAAGCTCTCCGAGATGCCCGTGCTGTGGGCCTACGCGCGCGACCTGTTCCAGACGCCGGGCTTCGGGGACACCACGGACTTCGTCCAGATCAAGCAGCACTACTACATCGTGCACAGCGACATCAATCCCACCGGCGTCGTGCCGAAAGGGCCCGACCTGTCGAACTGGCTCACCCCGCACGGCCGGGAAGCATTGGGCGGCAGACCTTTCGGTGACGGCACCCCGCCGGGTCCGACCCGTGAGGGCGAGCAGGTGCCCGCCGGCCACGGCGCCGGCTGATCATTCCCAGACCGCGCGTACCGACCACTCGGCGTGCGGCACCGGAAACTCGTTGCCCTCCTGATCGCGCACCAGGGTGGGCAGCTGCACCGCGAATCCGGTGAGCCGCCCGCGCTGCGCATCTACGGTGGGAATGGTCACCGCGAGACGGGAATCGGGCCGGAACTCCTCGATGACGTCGCCGTCCTCGTAGGCGCGCAGCAGCACCCACGGCGCCTTCGCGATCGCGGTGGGCAGCGACAGTTGCACGGGATGGCGGCCCGTCACCGGCACCTCACCCTGGTCGCCGGGCACCACGCAGTCGGTGGGGTTCAGTACTTGGCAGAACCGGTACGGCCCGACGCGGGCCAGATGTCCGGAGGAGTAGGCGGAGATCTCCGGCAGGTCCGGCGCCCGGTCGCGGGTGAGCCGCCACACCAGCACGCCGGTGCCGATGGAGGCGATCAGGGCGACTGCCGCGAGAACAGCGACAATACGTTTCACTCGCGGGTCACCGCCGGCTCGGCGCGTACGCCTTCGGCTGCCGCGAGCACCGGGCGGTTGCCGCCCAACCCCGGCACCAGGGACTCGCCGCGGTAGCTGAACACCGTCTGGGCCAGCCCGAGGATGAGCAGCGCGGTGATCGTGGTGAAGCCGGCGTACAACTCGGTGTAGATGAGGACGCCCGTCGCGCCGCCCACCACCCACGCCAGTTGCAGCAGCGACTCCGACCGCCCGAACGCCGATGCCCGCGATTCCTCGGGCAGATCGTCCTGCAGGGACGCGTCCAGCGATGCCTTGGCGATCGCGCTCGCGCCCGACGTGACCAGAGTCGTCGCCGCGGCCACCAGCAGGTTGCCGGTCAGCGCGGTGGCCAGCGACATGGCCGTCACGGCGACGGCGCAGCGGACCACCAGCTGGGCGGGATGGCCCAGCTCGAGCCGCGCGGCGGTGAAGTTCCCGGTGAAGTTGCCGATGGCCGCCGCCGCACCGATCAGCCCGAGGATGCGCAACTGCTCCCAGCCGCTCGCGTCGTGGGCCTTGGCGACGAAGGCCGGGTACAGGAACAGGAAGCCGACCATCACCTTGACGGTGCAGTTGCCCCACAGCGCGGTGATGATGTTGCGGCCCAGGGGTTGGCGGGCCTTGGCGGTGGGCGCGGGCCCGCGACGCAGCCCGGCGGGCTGACCGTGGTAGCTCAGCGTCGCCGGCACCTCGCCCTCGGTGACCTCGACCCACTTCGGGATGCGCATCGCCAGCACCGCGCCCGCGATCGAGACCGCCACCACCACGTAGAGCGCGCCCGGCATCCGGAACAGCTGGAAACCCCATTCGGCCGCCGCCGCGATGCCGCCGCCGATCATCGTTCCGCCGAGCAGGCCGAACGTCGTCAGCCGAGAGTTCACCCGAACCAGGTCGATCGTCGGGGGCAACACCCGCGGTGTCACGGCGCTGCGCAACACCGAGAACGATTTCGACAGCACCATCATCCCGAGCGCACAGGGATACAGCACCCAGGACGGGAAGCTGCCCGTCGCGCTGTCGAAGTTGGCGATGAGAATCACGGCCAGCACGGTCCTCAGGACGAACGACGCGGCCAGCGCGACCCGCCTGCCGTGCTGCAGCCGATCCAGCGCGGGCCCGATCAGCGGGGCGATGATCGCGAACGGGGCGATCGTGATCAGCAGGTAGAGCGCCACGCGGCTCTTGCTCTCCCCGGTGGCGGCGGCGAAGAACAACGTGTTGGCCAGGGCGACCGCCATCGCTGCGTCGACAGCGAAGTTCGCGACCACCGGCCACGTCAGCGCGGTCAGCCCGGACTTGTCGGCGCCGTCGGCGGTGGCCGCCCGGTGCACGAGCCCGTACATCTTCGAACCCATCTCGCGGCTGCGCTGCGCCGCGGCGCGCGTGACGGTCACCTTCTCGCCTCCGGCCGCTCCCGGCCGGTCCGCGTCGTAGCGGTCGTAGTCGCGGCGGCGGGCCTGGTCGTCGAGTGGCGGTAGCCACCGGTTGGCGCTCTCGTTGGCCGTCGAGGACCGGCGCCGGCCCGGCGTGGCGACCGGATCACTCGGATAGTTGGCCATCCCGGGATGCTCGCCGGCGGGTGGGCGCGGGGGGTAGTAGCGTCCGCCGGGCGGACCGTCGGGGTCCGGGTGGTCGCGCCGCGCTCCTGTCACGGCTCGATTCTCCCCTATGACGGCGACACCGGGCGCGCAGGCAACCGGTGTGGCTAGCTCCCGGCCCTGTCGGGCAAGATGAACACCGATGGACAGCGTGACCGAACCCCCGCCGCACGAGGCCGAACCCGAGGCCGGGCCCGAGCCCGAGTCGACGGTGCCCGAGCCGACGGTGCCCGAGCCGATGTCCGCCGAACTGGAGGCGATCCTGCTCGGCGCGGTCGACGAGGCGCGCGCGGCGATCGCTGAGTTCAGCGGCGAGGAGACGGTCGGCGAGTACCTGGGCGCCGGTTTCGAAGGCCCCGCGTCGGCCACCCACCGGTTCCTGGCCCAGATGCCCGGTTATCGCGGCTGGCAGTGGGCGGTCGTGGTGGCCGCCTCGCCGGGCGCCACGCACGCGACCATCAGCGAAGTGGTGCTGGTTCCCGGCCCCACAGCACTGCTGGCGCCCAAGTGGGTGCCCTGGGAGGAACGCGTCCGGGCCGGCGACCTGAGTCCCGGCGACCTGTTGGCGCCCCCGGCTGACGATCCGCGCCTGGTGCCGGGCTACGCGGCGACCGGCGATCCGCAGATCGACGAGGTGGCGGTCGAGGTGGGACTCGGCCGGCGTCAGGTGCTGAGCCTGTGGGGCCGCAACGACGCCGCACAGCGGTGGCACGACGGCGAGTACGGGCCGGGCTCGGCGATGGCGCGCGCGACGCGCCGGATGTGCCGCGACTGCGGCTTCTACCTCCCGCTCGGTGGTGCGCTGGGGGTGATGTTCGGCGTGTGCGCCAACGAGTTCGCCGCCGACGGACACGTCGTCGACGCCGAGTACGGCTGCGGCGCGCACTCTGACACGCCGGCGCCGCACGGCGCAGGTTCGCCGCTCTACGACCCGTTCGACGACGGCGTGCTCGACCTGGTGGAAGGTACCGACCAGGCTTAGTTCTCGGCGGCTGCCTTGATCCGGGCCAGCGAGGCGTTCATGCCCTCGATGAGTTCCTGCTCGAAACCGGGCACTCCGCCCATGAACTTGCCCACCAGGAACGTCGATACCGCCTTCGTGCCGTTCTCGGCATTGCGGGTTTCGATCAGTCGGGTACCGGCCTCGGTGGGCTCGAGTTCATAGCTCCACACGGTGTTGTTCTCGTTGACGCGGAAGGCGAGCTTCTGCTCGGGCACCAGTTCGGTGATGCGGCACGTCGTCGGCCAGAACAGCCGCCCCCGGCGGTTCATGTTGATGGTGCGAGCCCCCTGGCGCAGCCCGCCGAGTGCCTTCATCAGCCGGCACTGCGGGCTCCACTGCGGCATCCGGTCCAGATCGGAGACCAGTCTCCACACCGTGGATACCGGTGCGTTGATGTCGATCTGCGCTTGCAAAATCGGCGCCGCCATGGCGTTTCCCCTTCGTCGTCGCCCGGGTGTCGGGTCAGTCCAAGCCGCTCTGTGCACCGCGGGAGCCGCGGCGCACGGCGTGACGTTGCCACAGAAAGATCGACGTGCCAAGGACGCCGACGCCCAGTCCCGCGATCGTCACGGGCCGCCACGGAGCCAGCGCGTCGACGGTGAAAGCCAGCAGCGTGGCGATCAGCCAACCGCAGGTGATCGTCACGATCACCGGCCACGGCGCGAGCAGCGCACGCGGCAGCGGCGGCGGTTCCGGCGGTGCGGTCATCGGACCCAACGTAGCCGATCGCCCTCAGCGCGTCGGTAGTGTCGATCGCCGTGGAAACCGGACTGGTCGACGTCGTCGACATCGACGATCCCGCCGATCCCCGCCTCGACGACTTCCGCGACCTCAACAGCGTCGACCGCAGGCCCGACCTGCCCACCGGCAAGGGACTGGTCATCGCCGAGGGTGTCCTGGTAGTGCAGCGCATGCTGGCTTCCCGGTTCCGGCCGCGTGCGCTGCTCGGCACCGACCGGCGGCTCGCCGAAATGCGGACCGATCTGGAGGGGGTCGGCGCCCCGTATTACCGGGCAAGCGCCGAGGTGATGGCCGAGGCGGTCGGCTTCCACCTCAACCGTGGCGTGCTCGCGTCGGCCTCTCGGGCCGCCGAGCTGACGGTGCCGCAGGTGATCGAGAACGCCACGACGGTCGCGGTGCTCGAGGGCGTCAACGATCACGAGA
This window contains:
- a CDS encoding helicase-associated domain-containing protein; amino-acid sequence: MSAMSPGMPLGVWLAERGDQELVRLLRLRPDLTQPPPGTIAALAARAAARQSIKAATDDLDFLHLTVLDALLTLHADSAAVSFAALDEALGGRADDSSVRAAVGNLTERALVWGDTEGAGALRVAAETANCLPWYPGQATLEPDALSGAEVTEAIDALDVAERELLDRLLEGSPIGRTRDALPDAPPDRPVQRLLSAGLLRRLDADTVILPRLVGQVLRGESPGPVSLTRPDPTVSTTTTADIDAVAAGAALDLLREVELVLETLSVAPAPELRSGGLGVREVKRLTKATGVDERRLGLILEVALSAGLIAAGIPEPEPADAAGSFWAPTVAADRFIESPTAVKWHLMASAWLDLPGRPSLVGARGPDGKPYAALSDSLFSTAAPLDRRLLLMLLADLPPGSGVDAGSASRALVWQRPRWSARLQPDPVADLLTEAHAVGAVGRGALAAPLRRLLAGEGDDAVIAAMDKALPAPIDHFLLQADLTVIVPGPLERALAEQLGAVATVESAGAAMVYRIDEASVRRALDTGKTAGELHALFSRHSKTPVPQALTYMIDDVARRHGQLRVGMASSFVRCEDAALLAAAAAAPATEAVELRLLAPTVAVSQAPISEVLAALRRAGFAPAAEDTTGAIVDLRSRGARVAAPVRRRTYRPNATPTDQTLAAIVAVLRKVAATPASGLRLDPAVAISELQQAAHHQESVVIGYVDPAGVASQRVVAPINVRGGQLTAYDPASGRVREFAIHRVTSVVSADSG
- the moaC gene encoding cyclic pyranopterin monophosphate synthase MoaC — encoded protein: MADRLSHLDETGAAHMVDVTAKDATKRVAVAAGTVRTRADVVDLISTNGLPKGDALATARVAGILAAKRTSDLVPLCHPLAITGVDIDFSVGGDEVGITATVRTTDRTGVEMEALTAVSVAALTVYDMIKAVDRAASIDDIRVLHKEGGKTGTWSR
- a CDS encoding MogA/MoaB family molybdenum cofactor biosynthesis protein; translation: MVAVTPARRGVVIIASTRASSGVYEDRCGPVIAAWLNDRAIATAAPLVVADGAPVATALRTALDDGPDVVITSGGTGISPTDSTPQITAELLDYQIPGLADAIRRSGLPHVPTSILSRGLCGVAGRTLIVNLPGSIGGVRDGLRVLDDVLDHALDQLRGKDHPQ
- a CDS encoding molybdenum cofactor biosynthesis protein MoaE; translation: MTVVVRAELTDRPIDVSEHEALVAHHAAGAVVSFAGVVRDHDGGRTVTRLEYSAHPSAGQTLADVVGAVAAESGGVRAIAVSHRVGSLQIGDAALIAVVAADHRGAAFQTCARLVDRVKEQLPVWKHQFFADGTDEWVNSA
- a CDS encoding transglycosylase family protein, which encodes MSGRHRKPTNSAVSVAKIAVTGAVIGGGSLALAGTAGAATDNEWDKVASCESGGNWAINTGNGYQGGLQFSASTWSGHGGGEFAPAAHLATKEEQIAVAERVLASQGKGAWPSCGGPLSAATPRNVVNEAPPAPVDPLGLNGLLPPPPPADPLAPPPPPAPFDAMSAQAPLPPPPVDPLAAPPAPEVLPPAPAPMDAPLPPPPGDPLPPAPAPVDAAPLDAPLPAPAPLPDAAPPVVDVANIAPADAPPPVDALPPAEPVVTAADWDAARGPAPVDQPQVWALHPGDLAQQPAPADPAVPLPPAPAPAPAPNAVAAPAPDPLAPLAAAAAVPGPAYDIANQAVSGELPLPDGMPHLVSPQNLPPGTTVDPSVVTDASPNVTYLKDIWHAIQTQEISGKDALLALTQRPLTSGPAALDPVAPPAPGAPVAPEAPLPAPAAVLPPA
- a CDS encoding MoaD/ThiS family protein; this encodes MGVTVRYFAAARAAAGVEHETVNLQPGATVADLVDTLRARGAALSAVLARCSYLRDGVAVRDTRTPLGDGQTVDVLPPFAGG
- the moaA gene encoding GTP 3',8-cyclase MoaA, which gives rise to MSAVALGVPSVRGPVSGAPADGPLVDTFGRVATDLRVSLTDLCNLRCTYCMPAEGLDWLPAEQKLRVDELIRLLHIAVTRLGITSVRFTGGEPMVVPHLEDVVAATAALRPRPEITLTTNGIGLARRAEALKNAGLDRINVSLDTVDRQRFAAITRRDRLDAVLAGLRAAQAAGLSPVKVNAVLDPVIGLDDAVALLRFCLAHGYQLRIIEQMPLDAGHSWQREHTLSADAILAALRREFTLSPHPGPRGSAPAELWQVRSGAEAGAAVLGDVGIIASVSHAFCASCDRTRLTADGQVRNCLFARDETDLRALLRTGADDDALEAAWRAAMWAKAAGHGINDPGFVQPDRPMSAIGG
- a CDS encoding YccF domain-containing protein encodes the protein MRLILNVIWLIFGGLWLALGYVLAALICFVLIITIPFGFAALRIALYALWPFGRTIVDKPGVRPGALVGNIIWLIVAGVWLAIGHILTAVAMAITIVGIPLALANLKLIPVSLMPLGKEIVPLDSGRDAAQTAFGVTR
- a CDS encoding cold-shock protein; protein product: MPTGRVKWYDAEKGFGFLSQEDGEDVYVRSSALPAGVEGLKAGQRVEFGVAAGRRGPQALSLKLIDPPPSLTRTRREATAAEHKHTPDELHGMVEDMITLLEGAVQPELRKGRYPDRKVARRVSEVVKAVARELDA
- a CDS encoding glutathione S-transferase family protein; the encoded protein is MSYVADPSASDGDFKRDTDYITTRVTADGRDGYPVEPGRYRLIVARACPWANRTIIVRRLLGLEDVLSIGFCGPTHDERSWTFDLDPGGVDPVLGIHYLRDAYNKRIADYPKGVTVPAIVDVPTGEVATNDFAQITLDFSTEWTAHHRDGAPQLYPEPLRAEIDEVAQRIYTEVNNGVYRCGFAGSQRAYEKAYDRLFTALDWLSDRLAGQRYLVGDTITEADVRLFTTLARFDPVYHGHFKTNRSKLSEMPVLWAYARDLFQTPGFGDTTDFVQIKQHYYIVHSDINPTGVVPKGPDLSNWLTPHGREALGGRPFGDGTPPGPTREGEQVPAGHGAG